One Halorientalis litorea DNA segment encodes these proteins:
- a CDS encoding ABC transporter ATP-binding protein has protein sequence MLELDGVTVRYDDITAVDDVSLTVDDGELFCLLGPSGCGKSTALRTIAGFEEPATGRVRIAGVDVTDNPPHRRDCSIVFQDWALFPNKTVHENVAFGPKMAGVSKAERREQAREKLDLVEMASYADAAPAELSGGQKQRVALARSLAVDPDLLLLDEPLSNLDRRLRESMQIEIKDIQRRLETTMVYVTHDQNEAFTLADRLGVMDSGRLVQVGDPTTVYDDPRNRFVESFLGSTNFITCRVVAADDRPILSSPVGRFRAPIRDASVGQGDTVVVSLRPEWMTLDAGATAIEDGGIATEAVTTTCSVVETIHRGSSVRLRLSADGASLFAEVPVGTGIDVTADDTVTLQWRPADAIYFSEAGDRYR, from the coding sequence ATGCTCGAACTTGACGGAGTCACAGTACGTTACGACGACATCACCGCAGTCGACGACGTATCGCTGACAGTCGACGACGGTGAGTTGTTCTGCTTGCTCGGTCCGAGCGGCTGCGGGAAGTCGACAGCCCTGCGGACCATCGCGGGGTTCGAGGAACCAGCGACCGGCCGCGTCCGAATCGCCGGGGTGGACGTGACCGACAACCCGCCCCATCGGCGGGACTGCTCCATCGTCTTCCAGGACTGGGCACTGTTCCCGAACAAAACCGTGCACGAGAACGTCGCGTTCGGGCCGAAGATGGCGGGCGTAAGCAAGGCCGAGCGTCGTGAACAGGCACGGGAGAAACTCGACCTCGTCGAGATGGCGTCGTACGCGGACGCGGCACCGGCCGAACTGAGCGGCGGGCAGAAACAACGAGTCGCGCTCGCGCGGTCGCTGGCCGTGGACCCGGACCTGTTGTTGCTCGACGAACCGCTCTCGAACCTCGACCGTCGCCTGCGCGAGTCGATGCAAATCGAAATCAAGGACATCCAGCGCCGCCTGGAGACGACGATGGTGTACGTGACGCACGACCAGAACGAGGCGTTCACGCTCGCGGACAGGCTGGGCGTGATGGACAGCGGACGGTTGGTGCAGGTCGGGGACCCGACGACGGTGTACGACGACCCCCGGAACCGCTTCGTCGAGTCGTTCCTCGGGTCGACGAACTTCATCACGTGCCGCGTCGTCGCGGCCGACGACCGACCAATCCTCTCCTCGCCCGTCGGCCGCTTCCGTGCGCCGATTAGGGACGCGTCGGTGGGGCAGGGAGACACCGTCGTCGTCTCGCTTCGGCCGGAGTGGATGACCCTCGACGCCGGGGCGACGGCCATCGAGGACGGCGGCATCGCCACGGAGGCGGTGACCACCACCTGCTCTGTCGTCGAGACCATCCATCGCGGGTCGAGCGTGCGGCTCCGCCTGTCGGCTGATGGGGCCAGCTTGTTCGCCGAGGTGCCGGTCGGGACTGGTATCGACGTGACGGCGGACGACACGGTGACACTCCAGTGGCGGCCCGCGGACGCCATCTACTTCTCGGAGGCGGGTGACCGGTACCGATGA
- a CDS encoding ABC transporter permease encodes MSTEAYRFPVPSVPDRWRTVVLLVPLLVLDVGIFLVPMGYLFRLSFAAPTARGAFAEGSWSVAGYRYVADTGLVHQVFGFTVVFGLLVTVLAVTIGVVYAYAAWRADGAVRALLLSVAVLSLFTTLVVKLFAVLLVFAPQGVLNGLLTASGVVPEPLLLVDNLVGAVLGQLYIVAPYAILATYAVLSALDEQLVEAARDLGAGEWGAFREVVLPHVRPGVAVATVVSFTWSVGAYAAPLLLGSGSEQTTGILISELLLSQFDWPAAAALAVVTVTLVFAALSVTLLRVDGDGGLLDA; translated from the coding sequence ATGAGCACCGAGGCGTACCGATTCCCGGTGCCGTCGGTGCCGGACCGCTGGCGGACGGTGGTACTGCTGGTGCCGTTGCTGGTACTCGACGTCGGTATCTTCCTCGTCCCGATGGGGTACTTGTTCAGACTCAGCTTCGCCGCCCCGACGGCCAGGGGTGCGTTCGCCGAAGGTTCGTGGTCCGTCGCGGGGTACCGGTACGTCGCCGACACTGGACTCGTCCATCAAGTGTTCGGGTTCACCGTCGTCTTCGGGCTTCTCGTGACGGTGCTCGCGGTCACAATCGGTGTCGTGTACGCATACGCGGCTTGGCGGGCGGACGGCGCGGTTCGCGCTCTGCTGTTGAGTGTGGCCGTCCTCTCGTTGTTCACGACACTCGTGGTCAAACTGTTCGCCGTCCTGCTGGTGTTCGCGCCACAGGGCGTTCTCAACGGACTCCTGACCGCGAGCGGCGTGGTGCCGGAACCGCTCCTGCTGGTCGACAACCTCGTCGGTGCGGTGCTCGGACAGCTGTATATCGTCGCGCCGTACGCGATTCTCGCGACGTACGCGGTGTTGTCGGCGCTGGACGAACAACTCGTCGAGGCGGCCCGCGACCTCGGGGCGGGAGAGTGGGGCGCGTTCCGGGAGGTCGTACTCCCGCACGTCCGGCCCGGTGTCGCCGTCGCGACTGTGGTGAGTTTTACGTGGTCCGTCGGGGCGTACGCCGCCCCACTCCTGCTGGGGTCCGGGAGTGAACAGACGACGGGTATCCTAATCTCGGAGTTGCTGCTCTCGCAGTTCGACTGGCCGGCGGCCGCGGCACTCGCGGTCGTCACGGTCACGCTCGTCTTCGCCGCACTGTCGGTCACGCTGTTGCGGGTCGACGGGGACGGAGGGTTGCTCGATGCGTGA
- a CDS encoding ABC transporter permease, giving the protein MRDRVGPWLLWGVVGLLMVFMTLPLLVVVATAFSASGAVAFPPARLSTRWFGALLERPAWLQSVLNSLLVAGGTAVVSMLVGVAAALGVRQLDGPRRTAIVGLTVLPLFVPGIIIGIVLLTFFSRFGLQQSYVAIVAAHSLWATPLTFSVVQASFARFDWQMSEAAQDLGAAPARAFLTVVVPNVRVGLLVATLVAFVVSLQEFVMTLFLSGPDTRTVPVQAWNSLRQGLDPLVSVVSTLLLVAVVLLVVAGSVLAGIERFVTDT; this is encoded by the coding sequence ATGCGTGACCGGGTCGGTCCGTGGCTCCTCTGGGGAGTCGTCGGACTCTTGATGGTGTTCATGACGCTGCCGCTGCTGGTCGTCGTCGCAACGGCGTTCAGCGCGTCCGGGGCGGTCGCCTTCCCACCGGCACGTCTCTCGACGCGGTGGTTCGGGGCACTGCTCGAACGGCCGGCGTGGCTCCAGTCGGTGCTGAACAGTCTGCTCGTCGCCGGAGGGACCGCGGTCGTCTCGATGCTGGTCGGTGTGGCTGCCGCCCTCGGGGTCAGGCAACTCGACGGACCGCGCCGGACGGCCATCGTCGGACTCACCGTCCTCCCGCTGTTCGTCCCCGGCATCATCATCGGCATCGTCCTATTGACCTTCTTCAGCAGGTTCGGGCTCCAACAGAGCTACGTGGCCATCGTCGCGGCCCACTCGCTGTGGGCGACGCCACTGACGTTCTCGGTCGTGCAGGCGTCGTTTGCCCGGTTCGACTGGCAGATGTCCGAGGCGGCCCAAGACCTCGGAGCCGCCCCGGCGCGGGCGTTCCTGACCGTCGTCGTCCCCAACGTCCGCGTCGGCCTCCTCGTGGCGACACTTGTCGCGTTCGTCGTGAGCCTGCAGGAGTTCGTCATGACTCTGTTCCTCTCCGGCCCAGACACCCGAACTGTCCCGGTACAGGCGTGGAACTCTCTCCGGCAGGGGCTCGACCCGCTCGTCAGCGTCGTCTCGACGCTGCTGCTCGTGGCCGTCGTCCTCCTAGTCGTGGCTGGCAGCGTCCTCGCCGGCATCGAGCGGTTCGTGACCGACACCTGA
- the hisA gene encoding 1-(5-phosphoribosyl)-5-[(5-phosphoribosylamino)methylideneamino]imidazole-4-carboxamide isomerase — translation MFPEFEVVPAVDVQDGQVVQLVGGERGTGTTYGDPVEAAQRWVEAGAETLHLVDLDGAFEGERQNAPAIEAIVEAVDVTVQLGGGIRTAADATALLDSGVDRVILGTAAVENPDIVADISADYPGSVLVSLDAKDGEVVVSGWTEGTGLDPAEAAARYEELGAGGILFTDVDVEGQLTGVRTDPVRRMVEAVDIPVVASGGVATLDDVRDLQDAGARAVVVGSALYEGQFTLAEAMAAVE, via the coding sequence ATGTTCCCCGAGTTCGAGGTGGTGCCCGCCGTGGACGTACAGGACGGGCAGGTCGTCCAGTTGGTCGGCGGCGAACGCGGTACCGGGACGACGTACGGCGACCCAGTCGAGGCCGCCCAGCGGTGGGTCGAGGCCGGCGCGGAGACGCTGCACCTCGTCGACTTGGACGGTGCCTTCGAGGGCGAGCGACAGAACGCGCCGGCCATCGAGGCAATCGTCGAGGCCGTCGACGTGACCGTCCAGTTGGGCGGCGGCATCCGGACCGCCGCCGACGCGACGGCCCTGCTCGACAGCGGCGTGGACCGCGTCATCCTCGGCACCGCCGCCGTCGAGAACCCCGACATCGTCGCGGACATCTCGGCCGACTACCCGGGGTCGGTGCTGGTCAGCCTCGACGCCAAAGACGGCGAAGTCGTCGTCTCCGGGTGGACCGAGGGGACCGGCCTCGACCCGGCCGAGGCCGCCGCGCGGTACGAGGAGTTGGGTGCCGGCGGCATCCTGTTCACCGACGTCGACGTGGAGGGGCAACTGACCGGCGTGCGCACCGACCCGGTCCGGCGGATGGTCGAGGCAGTCGACATCCCCGTGGTCGCCAGCGGCGGCGTCGCCACGCTCGACGACGTGCGTGACCTACAGGATGCGGGCGCGCGCGCCGTCGTCGTCGGGAGCGCGCTCTACGAGGGCCAGTTCACGCTGGCCGAGGCGATGGCCGCCGTGGAGTGA
- a CDS encoding inorganic phosphate transporter, with protein sequence MVSLLLAFGILIALFVGFNIGGSSTSVAFGPAVGSNTISKAGAAALMTAFALLGGATVGRNVITTLSEGLVPEGTFTVGIGIIVLFFIGVALFLSNVVGVPASTSMTAVGAIAGLGLATNSLNWGEMGRIITWWLVSPLIAFWVSGVIGRYLYPWLVTKFAVTQTEGSLVKLDRSAGFPWVTLGPNTTTREFVGTSLVVLIACYMAFSAGASNIPNAAAPLVGSGDLSVTNAILIGAVGVGLGAFTIARRTLDTVGNDLTELPLLAALVVAVVSSTIVAVLSELGVPASFVIVATMSIVGLGWGRATRTATLSETVGRDPPDVSVGALAAESEDAPTVGGKTGDPSRVETKPIGDEESEDLPKASDLFEPGTTARVIVLQNVVPAIATVAAFLVFRYGPWF encoded by the coding sequence ATGGTTTCCCTGCTCCTCGCGTTCGGCATCCTTATCGCCTTGTTCGTGGGGTTCAACATCGGCGGGTCGTCGACGAGCGTCGCGTTCGGTCCCGCCGTCGGGAGCAACACGATATCGAAGGCCGGTGCTGCGGCGTTGATGACCGCCTTCGCCCTGTTGGGCGGGGCGACAGTCGGGCGCAACGTCATCACCACGCTGAGCGAGGGGTTGGTGCCGGAGGGGACGTTCACCGTGGGAATCGGCATCATCGTCCTGTTTTTCATCGGTGTCGCCCTCTTCCTCTCGAACGTCGTGGGCGTCCCCGCGTCGACGTCGATGACGGCCGTCGGTGCCATCGCCGGACTGGGGTTGGCGACGAACTCGCTGAACTGGGGCGAGATGGGGCGTATCATCACGTGGTGGCTGGTCTCGCCGCTCATCGCGTTTTGGGTCAGCGGCGTCATCGGCCGGTACCTCTACCCGTGGCTGGTCACGAAGTTCGCCGTCACGCAGACCGAAGGGTCGCTCGTGAAACTGGACCGGTCGGCGGGGTTCCCGTGGGTGACGCTCGGGCCGAACACGACCACGCGTGAGTTCGTCGGCACGTCGCTGGTCGTCCTCATCGCCTGTTACATGGCGTTCTCGGCGGGCGCGTCGAACATCCCGAACGCCGCCGCGCCGCTGGTCGGGAGCGGGGACCTCTCGGTGACGAACGCCATCCTCATCGGCGCGGTGGGCGTGGGGCTGGGTGCGTTCACCATCGCCCGGCGGACGCTGGACACGGTGGGGAACGACCTGACGGAGCTCCCCCTGCTCGCGGCACTCGTCGTCGCCGTGGTGAGTTCGACCATCGTGGCCGTCCTCTCGGAGCTGGGCGTCCCGGCGAGTTTCGTCATCGTCGCGACGATGAGCATCGTCGGCCTCGGGTGGGGGCGGGCGACCCGGACGGCGACACTGTCGGAGACTGTCGGGCGGGATCCCCCGGACGTGTCCGTCGGCGCGCTCGCCGCCGAGTCCGAGGACGCGCCGACGGTCGGCGGGAAGACCGGGGACCCCTCCCGGGTCGAGACCAAGCCCATCGGCGACGAGGAGAGCGAGGACCTGCCGAAGGCGAGCGACCTCTTCGAACCGGGGACGACGGCGCGGGTCATCGTCCTCCAGAACGTCGTGCCCGCCATCGCCACCGTCGCCGCGTTCCTCGTGTTCCGGTACGGGCCGTGGTTCTGA
- the fer gene encoding ferredoxin Fer yields MPTVEYINYEVLDDHGWDMYDDETFDKAADAGLDDEDYGTLDVNEGEYILEAAESQGYDWPFSCRAGACANCAAIVVQGEIDMDMQQILSDEEVEDKNVRLTCIGSPDADEVKIVYNAKHLDYLQNRVI; encoded by the coding sequence ATGCCTACGGTTGAGTATATAAACTACGAAGTATTGGACGACCACGGCTGGGACATGTACGACGACGAGACGTTCGACAAAGCGGCCGACGCCGGCCTCGACGACGAGGACTACGGCACGCTCGACGTCAACGAGGGCGAGTACATCCTCGAAGCGGCCGAGTCACAGGGCTACGACTGGCCGTTCTCGTGTCGCGCCGGTGCGTGTGCGAACTGTGCCGCCATCGTCGTGCAGGGCGAAATCGACATGGACATGCAGCAAATCCTCAGCGACGAGGAGGTCGAAGACAAGAACGTCCGCCTGACCTGCATCGGTAGCCCGGACGCCGACGAGGTCAAAATCGTTTACAACGCCAAGCACCTCGACTACCTGCAGAACCGCGTCATCTGA